From the genome of Dehalococcoidia bacterium, one region includes:
- a CDS encoding AtpZ/AtpI family protein gives MRTRPWMVTAGQFIGLGWYIATAIIAPTLLGLWLDERFSTTPILLLIGLLTGLIVAFYGAYRMTSIFLKSEKNAK, from the coding sequence ATGAGAACGCGCCCATGGATGGTCACAGCAGGTCAGTTTATTGGTTTAGGGTGGTATATCGCTACCGCGATCATTGCGCCAACCCTGTTGGGACTTTGGCTTGATGAGAGATTCAGTACGACACCGATATTACTTTTAATAGGTTTGTTAACTGGATTAATTGTTGCGTTTTATGGTGCTTACAGAATGACTTCGATCTTTCTTAAAAGCGAGAAAAACGCCAAATGA
- a CDS encoding bifunctional nuclease family protein, translating to MQEMLIDSIRVSLMNYQRVVILKEKDADRYLPIWIGSPEADSIAIKLQDVSVARPLTHDLLSSIVSALGANIERVVVSELTNDTFYAHLSVKLPDGTFKEIDCRPSDAMAIAVRGGYTVLGSNGEEHWVASIHEAQSMIEDSNNDNSRGINACIPIFVQENVLEKAAISMGNAISGEDSGEFSPDIKNTMPLSKKITEEEIQKMSAFSDFLQDLPGLEDLGEKSDS from the coding sequence ATGCAAGAGATGCTGATTGATAGCATCCGTGTCAGCCTTATGAATTACCAGCGAGTGGTAATTCTCAAAGAAAAAGATGCAGATAGATACCTGCCTATTTGGATTGGCTCACCTGAAGCTGATTCAATTGCTATAAAGCTTCAAGATGTTTCAGTAGCTAGGCCGCTAACACATGATCTACTTAGCTCGATTGTGAGTGCACTTGGTGCAAATATAGAACGGGTTGTAGTTTCTGAATTAACGAACGACACATTCTACGCTCATTTAAGTGTAAAACTGCCTGACGGCACTTTCAAAGAAATAGACTGTAGGCCTAGTGATGCGATGGCTATTGCTGTTAGAGGTGGGTATACAGTCCTAGGCAGCAACGGTGAAGAGCACTGGGTTGCTTCTATACATGAGGCTCAATCTATGATTGAAGATTCAAATAACGACAACTCTCGCGGGATTAATGCATGCATACCGATATTCGTTCAGGAAAATGTTCTTGAGAAGGCTGCAATTTCCATGGGTAATGCAATTTCTGGGGAAGATTCAGGCGAGTTTTCGCCTGATATAAAAAATACTATGCCTCTATCAAAAAAGATTACCGAAGAAGAGATTCAAAAAATGTCTGCATTCTCAGATTTCCTTCAAGATCTGCCAGGATTAGAAGATCTAGGAGAAAAATCTGATTCATAA
- a CDS encoding biotin transporter BioY, which translates to MQATQRTHTLVDTFIPGQGILRAVLLVVGFSFLVALFAQISIKLPFTTVPITGQTLAVLLAGGALGSKKGATSLGLYALWGTIGIPVYAPSQTAETIHFILPWSGTADPFWLLTSGGYIIGFILAAYIVGYFAERGWDRAWNVTVAMLLGNVAIYLPGLLWLGYLISSGSLDAQLGFKLAEVIPGSSSFEKTLVGGFYPFVVGDLLKLYLASICLPGAWIILGKKRN; encoded by the coding sequence ATGCAAGCAACTCAGCGAACTCATACACTAGTTGACACTTTTATACCCGGTCAGGGCATATTGCGTGCGGTTCTACTCGTTGTTGGCTTTTCCTTTCTAGTAGCGCTCTTTGCGCAGATTTCCATAAAATTACCTTTTACTACTGTTCCCATTACAGGTCAGACGCTAGCGGTATTACTTGCTGGAGGTGCATTGGGTTCTAAAAAAGGAGCCACCAGTTTAGGCCTCTACGCATTGTGGGGAACAATAGGAATCCCTGTTTATGCTCCATCACAAACTGCAGAGACAATTCACTTTATTTTGCCATGGTCAGGAACTGCTGACCCTTTCTGGTTACTCACTAGTGGCGGATACATAATAGGGTTCATCTTAGCTGCGTATATCGTCGGCTATTTCGCAGAGCGAGGCTGGGATCGGGCCTGGAATGTTACTGTGGCAATGCTACTTGGAAATGTTGCCATTTACTTGCCAGGATTGCTTTGGCTAGGCTATCTGATTTCATCAGGGTCACTTGATGCACAATTAGGATTTAAACTTGCAGAAGTAATTCCTGGTAGCTCGAGTTTTGAAAAGACTCTGGTCGGTGGTTTCTATCCTTTCGTAGTTGGAGATTTGCTGAAGCTATATCTAGCTTCAATTTGCCTTCCAGGAGCATGGATAATCCTTGGGAAAAAGAGGAATTAG